Proteins from a single region of Fusarium verticillioides 7600 chromosome Unknown supercont3.32, whole genome shotgun sequence:
- a CDS encoding hypothetical protein (At least one base has a quality score < 10), with product MLSPAGCNGPTRALVLASAVDLSFCAGADLKERKTFSQKETAEFLSNVRSTFNAISALPIPSICAISSIALGGGLELALTTDFRVLSSNAVVGLPETRLGIIPGGGGCHRLPPLIGPSRARDVILTGRRVAAPEAYFLGIANRLVEVQQPEEVPEGGEKEDVLSLARKAALGEAVRLAQEICEGAPVAIRASLEAARWATEDKENQMSERVVVTEDRNRALKAFAEKRKAVFKGY from the exons ATGCTCTCTCCCGCGGGCTG TAACGGACCGACGAGGGCCTTGGTTCTTGCCAGTGCTGTAGACTTGTCCTTTTGCGCCGGCGCAGATCTGAAGGAGCGTAAGACCTTCAGCCAGAAGGA AACCGCCGAATTCCTGTCGAACGTCCGCAGCAccttcaacgccatctctGCCCTGCCTATACCCTCTATCTGCGCTATCTCCTCAATCGCCCTCGGGGGCGGCCTTGAACTTGCTCTTACAACAGACTTCCGCGTTCTCTCATCTAATGCTGTAGTTGGTCTTCCTGAAACTCGCTTGGGCATTATCCCTGGCGGCGGCGGCTGCCATCGTCTCCCCCCCCTGATTGGCCCTTCCCGAGCTCGTGATGTTATCCTTACTGGCCGCCGCGTTGCTGCCCCAGAGGCGTACTTCCTTGGCATTGCGAATAGGCTTGTTGAGGTACAGCAACCAGAAGAGGTGCCTGAGGGtggcgagaaggaggatgtGCTGTCCTTGGCGAGGAAGGCGGCGTTGGGTGAGGCTGTAAGATTGGCACAGGAGATTTGTGAAGGAGCGCCAGTGGCAATCAGGGCTAGTCTAGAGGCGGCAAGATGGGCGACAGAAGATAAGGAAAACCAGATGTCTGAGCGTGTTGTAGTTACAGAGGATAGAAATAGGGCGCTTAAAGCATTTGCTGAAAAGAGGAAAGCTGTCTTTAAGGGTTACTAG